The DNA sequence GAAAACTCCCAACTATTGAATGATGGACTACGGGAGATAAACAACGACATCAAAAGAGGGACAGGACGCTTTAAAAGCCAAGTCAGCACAGCACTCAAAGCCTTTGCGCTCCCACCTAGTAAAACAGGCTGATAGAAGCTTAGTAATTGCCTTTAATCCTCAGAAAGTAGGCTACACCATTTTGTTGATTTCATCCTTATTACTGGCTCTTGTAGCCTTCGATAATTACCGACTAAACAGGCATCGAGTTCACCAGTTAGAGTATCGAGAATTTCACGACCCTAATATTTACTGGGAGATTCCCGCATGGATCAACAAACCTTAAAAGCAGCTAGGGAATGGCTCATAGAGTGCATAGGGCATTTTGAAGATATCCAGTGTCTTGATGATATCGAAACTTTATCCGATGACGAAATAGAGCGAGGAATTATCAGAAACTATGGCAGCTTAAATAATTTCAAAACGGAGGCAGAATCATGGCTACAAAAACAATACAAGAATTAGTCAACTGATTGTAGGTTGCAGATTGCAGATTGGAGATTGACCTCATAACTAAAGTTAGGGGCTTGGGATTGATAGATTTTAGATTTTAGATTTATTGATGATTTTAGAAGGTAGATTGTAGATTATCCCCATTAATAAATTAAGGGGCTTGATTTTTCAATCTGCAATCTTAAATCTCCAATCTCCAATCTTCTCTGTCAATCAGTCTCTTGAAACAATTCAAGAAATCAGGAATCATCCCCAGTTCAAAACCTTAAATTATCAACCAGATGTAACTTTGGGGGATGCACAGCAAGCATTAATCGAATTGCGGTCAGAATTGTTGAATCAACATGGTGAACCTCTGAATATTTTTGCATTAGAAGGATTCACCAGTTAAGCACATATTCATAATTACCAATCAAAAATCATGACTAAAAAACTAACTGCCACTACCACCAAAGCCAAATTAAAAAACCACGTAGCACCAAAAGCCCGTCGAATTGGTTCTGTACTTAAAACAAAATTCAGTGTTGATTTAGCAGACTTTGACAAAGCTTTAGCGGGAGATGTAGCATCTGCCCAAAAAATTGGGGAACTAGCAAGACAAGGCAGACTAAGCACCGAACTAGCTCCCAGACTTGCACAAGCTTACATCGAGATTATTAACGGTTCAGAAGCCTACAACAAAGCCACTGCGGATATTTTAGTTCAAGCTGGCAAGAGTGCCATCGCCATCGATAAATCTGTCATGCAAGCCACTTTAGCCAACTCCAAATATGGA is a window from the Nostoc sp. UHCC 0870 genome containing:
- a CDS encoding peptide ABC transporter substrate-binding protein — its product is MDQQTLKAAREWLIECIGHFEDIQCLDDIETLSDDEIERGIIRNYGSLNNFKTEAESWLQKQYKN